The segment tggagctttcttagtgggtatactgagTATACCTGTATATCTCGTAGACTTCACCACTGCTGCAAATAGAGCGTTACAGTAGTCTAACCTGCTTGAGATAAATGCATAAACCAGTTTCTGAGAGTTAGTATCCAAAATATTGCCAAGGTTTCTGACTTGCTCACTGTATTTCAGAGAAAGTGATGTGAACACGAGTTTGTCAGTCTTGTCTGTATTCAGCTGCAAAATGTTGGACATCCAGCAATTAATATCATGTGTAATATCATGTGAGACAACACAGGGAACTACATGCCTAAACATCTGTCACATGCCACCTCATCCACACAGCACTATTGGATACCTACAAAGGAAAATGGAGAAATGTATTGACTTTGCTCttgtcctttgtgtgtgtgtgtgtgtgtgtgtgtgtgtgtgtgtgtgtgtgtgtgtgtgtgtgtgtgttgtaaataACCTGTGGCTCACATTCAAAGGCTCCTCTATGTGCCCTTTGCTCCTTGGCTGCAGCTATAAAGGGACATCAGTGTGTGGCACACCTGTACTCTTTTAATTCACATAAAGTCAATGCCATGGCTAGCCAAAATAAACTcatttttacgttttttttaatttttatttcagtgcAGTGGACTTTGTCTGTTCCAGGTAAGGATCTGTTAGACACAATTAGGTATCTACAGAAACTAAGAATGCTTACTCATGTTGGGCTTATTTAACTTATTTAACTGGATTTCAAGGACAACACGGAAAAATGCCTTTCTTACAGTACTCAACTTTCAAttcaagaaagaaaaatgtttctcgttaaaaagaataaaagtgcCTTTTTATTATCTTGATGGAAAAGGTGCCTCATGCTAAAGAAATAATATTCACTATTACTCATTTGTTACAACCATTTTTATATACAACAGagcatgtctaaaaaaaaaacgcaatGACACAAGGCCACACAATCATCAATAAACAATTAATTTTCCTTGTCTTGTATAATTATTCTAGCTTCATGGGAAAATTGTCTTTTATGACTCATTTTATctcttatttttaatttaataactgACTGTAGATGACCCTATTATATTGTCTTTTTCTTGCTTATAGAGGAAGAGCTCCATGCCAGCTACTGGAACAATAAAGCGAGACAAGCTCTTCACACTGCCCTGAATGTTCAGCCTAATATTCACAAAGCCAAGAACATCATCCTGTTCCTGGGTGACGGTGAGTCTACAAAGGGAGCTCTTCCCAGCATTTAAGATGTTTCTTTGATTTGTGGAGCATTTTCCCTTTAGATAATTGTGTTTGTTCAGGTGAGAAGAATCCATTATATTTTAAAAGTGTGGGTCTCATCATTATTGTGGTATAGTTCACcaagggagggagagaatgCAATGCAAACCAAATGCACTAATGTGACCCCAAAAAGCATGGGTTTTATGGGTGGAAGGAGCTGAATGTTGACATCTGATCACCAGCAGTTATTACTGCTTGGAAAGTCAAGCATAACAAAATGAACTAAGGCAAAACCACAGTCAGTCAGTACATTGCATGTGTAGCTATTTCCACGTGTCCTTAACTGATCTAAACACCAGAAAAGATAAACCACTACAAAGAGTAAACAAAAATCCCATGCATAGCTAAAGTTTTAGAAACTGGTCACCTATGAAATTAGTTTCAATTCCCCTTAATACTAAAATCTCCAAACTGCTAGGACCGGTTACCAGATTATGCTATATGAATATAAACTGAACAATTTCGCACAAAAATTTAGCAAAGTGAACTTTTCCCACTATAtttagataaaaagaaaaagaaaacaaattgtaAATCCCATGTAAAGAAGCCAGACAAGATAAACTGAGATTTCCTTATATGACATTAGAACATTAGCCATGACCCAGGATCAAacacaaagataaaaaataatcacTAATGTGCACTACCTTCTGGTAACTCCACCATCGAGTATCAGTATCTGGCAACTTCATTgcacatatttaaaatgtatagatAATTTATGGTTTTATGGTTACAGCTGCCTCCATCCCAAACCACATACCTGCTGAGAGAAGCACATTTCAGATGTTATCAGTGTTTTATGAATGTCTGGGATTGATCAGTAACATGTAATCAACCCATAAGGAAGTTCTTAATGACAGAGTGTTAATTCTGTACCTTCATAAGGAAGAATGACGTATTTAACCTGAAACTTTTGCAACTGACAGCAGTTTAATTAACCAATTTACAgatttatgttgaaataaatggaGATTTTCAAAAGCAAATTTGAAATGCTCAGCTTAATAAAGATAAGGACTTCCTGGGAAAACATAGACAGAGAAAAATAGGTCATTTGTTTTAGCAAATGTAATTAAGGTGCAGGAAGGAATTTAACTAATGCTTCATCCAATCTGAATTTGTAATTTTCAGTACTGAAATAAAGAGGGAAAAGTCTCTGAAAAGTAATATTGGACAAGAAGCCATGACATTttcatgaaatataaaaaaaagtataataaaGTTTGTAGAGGTAAAGAAATGTGGAATAATGCTGTCGTTGCATTCACCGTTTGTATTGGTAAATAACACAGATGTCTTTCACCGCCTTGTAAACTCTCATATCAGCTGAGCCTTATAAGGTTCACGGAGCACAATGACAGCCCTTTATTGGCCTGGCCTGTTTTATCTAACACTCAGGTGTGTTTCCACCTGCTTCCAGGTATGGGGGTACCGACAGTGACAGCTGCCCGGATCCTCAAAGGCCAGTTGGCAGGACATTCTGGGGAAGAGACTAGTCTGGTTATGGATACCTTCCCTCACCTGGCGCTGTCTAAGGTCCGCCCACTCCGACCAACACATTCAAATGGTTACATAGGAATGTGTATTCAAACTCTCTGAATGAGAATAAGATGCATGCACGTAACGGTTATTACCTTGGTTGGACAATATTGATTCCCTTTTTTCACGTTTAACAGAAGTTTGATTACTTACTTTCATAGTGATTATCCATTACCATCTTCTTGACAAAAGGTTGCCAAGGTGTAAGACTGGAACTTCCTATCCCACCCATTTTAAATGGCAGGTGTTTTATTACCCAGACAACAACTAAATTGAACGTTTTAATATCCATAAACTCATGAGTGTATTGCTTGTATGAGTTGAGGGTACATGTGCATACGTGTGTACATGTATGCTTTTATGTTATATGTCATATGTTATATGAGCCCCTAACCAAAGACAATTTTATATCATTATGTGATGGACAATAAAgctttttgaatcttgaatcacGACCATGCTCACCAAGTCCAAGAATATAATCTCAGTATAAGTAACTGTGGATTAGAACACCTTCTAAATGCCTGAGCTGATAAATGCTCATGtaatgtgtgtgaatatatTTTGCCCCTGCAGACGTACAATGTGGACCAGCAGATGCCAGACAGCGCTGGTACAGCCACAGCTTACACATGTGGTGTGAAGGCCAACTACGGCACCCTGGGTGTCACAGCTGCCACCCCGAGGTACAACTGTAGTGCTTCCTATGGGAACGAAGTCACATCAGTTCTGCACCGTGCTAAGAAAGCAGGTAAGTTCTGGTTCATGCAGCTTTTCTATATACTGGTTTTCATTTAGACTTGGCTTTATAGGCTATCTTTTTCGACACGGTTTAGATGAGTCCGTGTTGATGTGTTATTCATTAAAGCCATAGTGCTTGGTTTCTGTTgctcccatgaggaattctaagtaataacaataaaactaTCGGcctgtccacatgatacaagccttccatgatcaTGCATTACCCCAACCCTCCCCCACACAATTGCTAGTAgacaaggaggacacagaggattaaaaaaacatgatggactcttcagaagaggtaattatcttcacttgagtttctgtgcgcaaaagtcgccggacgacacaatcttctgaacatagccatactgagaaatacagagagagttgtgtggagctgatagtctttttattcatttttttgggcatttttaggcctttaatgacAGGACAGCCGAAGACATGAGTTGACATGAGGCCCGCTGcctcgaggagtaaacctctatacatgggcgcctgctctaccaactgagctatccgggcgcccggagctgatagtcttaattagctttgtaacaactcatttggcaatggcttgaatgcaacagatgtttattaatatcaaaaagttacacactaaagctttaaggacATTTACTAGCTGTCGCTAACTGTTCTTTAATGTCTCATAAGTATGTAAAGTATATACATGCCAATAAATGGGCTGCAGTATAAAAATGACCACATTACgactacatttacaatgtgtgTTTCAGGAAAGTCTGTGGGAATTGTGACTACAACCAGAGTGCAGCATGCTTCTCCTGGTGCAAACTACGCTCACTCTGCAGACCGAGGCTGGTATTCTGACTCCGACCTCACCTCTGAGGCGATAAAAAATGGCTGCCGTGACATTGCTTACCAGCTAGTTCAAAACACAGAGATAAATGTAAGCCTTAATATAAAAGTATTTCTGTAACAAAACATTAGAGCATTGAATCATTCAGAATTCACATCGGTAGCTCTGCATGTTGGCATGTACAACCCCTTGGATAAGGGATGTCTACAAGACCAAACAGCAAGTCTAGTTTTCTTGACTTACTATTTATTGGTTTTCTATAACCTGGACGACAGAGAATATCCACTGGCATATTATAAAGTCAACCCAATCATTATTAGGAAGCCATATTAAGTCAACAATTTGATCAATATCAGACAAACAGATTTGATGATTACCTTGCAATACACTGTGCCTAAATTAGCATCCCAAACAATGGTTGTTTGGAGAACATATGCAGAGTAAACCAAAGGGGCAGCACAAGGGCTTAGTAGGGACTACTAAAATCACTATGATAACTTTGGAATAAAGAATCTGCTAAAAGCTTAAAATGCAtactttatactgtatatatatatatatatatatatatatatatatatatacactaccggtcaaatgtttggggtcacttagaaatgtccattccactccattatagacagaataccagctgagatcagttgcattgttttttgtaatcagggcagcagttttcagattacattatgtgcttacataattgcaaaagggttcttgactgttgtagacagaagtggctgaagaaacgcttgaaattccatgcttgcCTGCTTCCATGATGTCTAAACATCATACCCAAATtgaaagtggtacagctcccatatactttgacactctggggtgtgcctgatatcattggaaaggtaacactctcaagtttttgttacaagtgtcagggtgattctaggctttactgacagagttacagaggctagaatggagttttttttatttccgtccaagtcatacatctgtaaaatgattagaatacactgctgtaaacacatctgacatgtgacagacaacacagggcattagccacatgtctcagcttactacaggaaaagccaaaagactcaaaaatggatttcatatgattttttttctacagctatgtctgtgcgtttttttatttccatttaaaaaaagtgcaaagaaaaaagccaaaaaactacaaaatacaacacttttcaaatacacaaacaaacccacatcaatcacctttccaatgatatcaggcacaccccagtgtcaaagtatatgggagctgtaccacttttaatttgggtatgatgtttagaccaaaaagcatggaatttcaagcgtttcttcagccacttctgtcaaTAACAATcaagaaccattttgcaattatgtaaacacataatgtaatctgaaaactgctgccctggttaaaaaaaaacaatgcaactaatctcagctggtattctgtctggaatgaagtggaatggaaatttataAGTGAcgccaaacttttgaccagtagtgtatatatatatatctttatccAGGTCATTCTTGGTGGAGGTCGTCAATACATGTTTCCGAGAACCGTGAAAGACCCAGAGTATCCGACTAATAAAGGAGACAGAAAGGATGAACAAAATCTGGTTGAAAAGTGGATGAAGAACAAAAAGGTAAGTGGTCCCTCCAActgcaacactttttttttttaatgagctaTTAGCAAATGTTTACAACTCCTCCCCCCACCCTTCCAAAGACTTCCaatcaatttgttttgtttattattgtttgttatgatttttttttgtttttctttattacCTACAGAATGTGAAATATGTTTGGAACAAAGCTGATTTTGATGCCGTCAATCCTGCAAATACAGACTTCCTGATGGGTAAGGAGAACGGTTTAATTCACCATTTCATCAATCACCATTCAAGGCACTTCTCAAATAAAACCACTAAAGATTTGGCTATTGAATGACTGCCTGAACTGTCCTTGGGTAAATAGGGTGAATCAAAGATAGTCTCGATTAAAACTAATAAGACTATCTTCTCTTTTACAGCCTCAATACAATTTGAAATTTTGAGCCATAATAcaagttgttgctgttgtttttgcagaaaaattcaaaCTGTGCACATTTAATGCATTTAGTGCATTAAGACTGCCAGCTCTATTAAACAAAATGGTAATATGTTTCTTTAAAACTGAGGCCTTTTGTTTCTCCCTTTAGGTCTTTTTGAGCCCAAGGACTGCCGCTACGAGTTGGATCGTGATTCGTCCATGGACCCCTCCCTTACGGAGATGATGGAGAAAGCAATTAAGATTCTCAGCAAGAACCCAAAGGGATTTTACCTCTTTGTGGAAGATAcgtgtttttgttttaagtacatattgccctgacaacaaacaaccacttaATCCTGAAACTGTCAGTTTAACTGTCATTTTCCCACTACAAATTACCTTAAATTCTGAATGACTAAACTGGGGAATTTACTGCTGATGATGCttatttgtcaattactttctttTGGGCTTTAAGTGGGAGAATTGACCATGGACACCATGCAGGGAATGCCAAAAGAGCTCTCTATGAGGCTGTTGAGTTTGACCGGGCGGTCGGGCGAGCAGCTGAACTCACTAGTGAGCTGGATACCCTGTCTGTGGTGACTGCTGACCACTCCCATGTATTTGCCTTTGGAGGAAGTTCTGCCAGAGGAAACTCTGTTTTAGGTACATTAAAATGCACTCAAGACAAGAGCTGagtttttataataaaaagtGAACATCATCTGATGTTCCAAGTTTGAACAAACCTGTAGATACCAATTTGTCTTGTGATTCACAGGGGTGTCTCGCTCACTAGCTGACGACAAAAAGCATTTCACCACTGCTGTGTATGGAAATGGACCAGGATACCGGAACGGAACTCGCCCAGATATGAATGAGACTATTTCATGTAAGTGTACATTGATAATCTTTCTATGGACGAGTAATTTAGTAGCTCCATCTTGTGGTGTAATGGCATAACTACGGTAGAGGCAAGAAGAAAAACTGAATCTAGGTATTCTTTGTGACAAGAATGTCAGGATGAAGACGATAAACCACCACCTTCCTAATCATACTAAAAAAACGTGTTATTGCTTTAAGCAAATGTTGGTTCTTTATAAAGGACAGCAACAACTTGTCTACCACCTTTATCAATTGTATCTatataaaatattgaaaaagaCCTCTTTTATCACTGTTATATTATAAGCATAACATGAATTATTCTAAAATACTATAACACTATCATCCTATAATCATTCATTAAGAAGAGTCAGATAATCTGTCCAATAAGGAAATTTGGTGCATTATACTTTAATTTACTATAATGTACTTTCTACCTCATGTTAAGATGACTGATTGTTTCCTACATTATGCAATGATACAATAGCTCTGCAGTATCTCTACTGCAACAAAAACGTATTATAGGACTATCCCATTTTTGTTTCTACTATTATAAAGATCTGATTTTAGTCAAAGGGTCATATCGCAATTTGCCTATGTGCCAGAAAACCTTAATATAGCTACTATAATGCTCCTATGTTCCATTGTTCCTCAGCGGACAATGATTACCTTCAGCAGGCTCCTGTCCCTCTTGATTCAGAGACCCACGGCATCGAAGATGTAGCCATCTTTGCCAAAGGTCCCATGTCACACCTTTTCCACGGGGTCCAGGAGCAGAACTACATTGCCCACGTCATGGCTTATGCTGCCTGCCTGGAGCCCTACGAGGATTGCGAACTGCCTCCGCCCAACCACGCTGGATCCATCCACCCCAGCCTGCTGTTCCTCCTGATGGGCCTCCTACTCCACATCCTCTGCTCTGTCTGAGGTGGCAGCCTTTGGAATATTTGTCCTGACCTTGGAATAACTGTGTtatctaagattttttttaataaagagaTTATTCTTTACACTGAATTTCCTGTGCGTAATTTAAAAGACTGtctaaaataaatgcaatatgTGTAGATGTAGGCTACATCTAAAATTCGATTTCTGAAATGGGGCATTGAAACTATTTTAGTGAAGTTAGGCTATGCTACTTAATAGTGgaatctttatttaaaaaaagaccacACCAATCCTTTATTCAAACATTAGCTAGGTAGAAATAGGCGAATCTGAAGTAGGCCTGCCTACCACATAAACTGTCTATGCGCCTAACACTGATAGTATCGATTAGAACGTGCACCTCCCTTTTATTAAACGTCTCACCTGATTGGGTGAAATGAAAGCTTTGGCCAATCAGAGTCACCGAAGGGCGGGACTTCCGCCTGCTGCCAGAAAGGAGGAGGGTTTGTGAGCTTGGAGGGAATTTCAACCAAAATAGTCGTGCTGCTCTTTGAAAACTAAGATTAGGTGGATAAACAACTGATTGTTAGAGTTTGAAAACAATAACGGTAcatctttttaattatttaaggGAAGAAACTTATGATAATACACATTCGCTGTTGGCTCACTGCATATAAAAACGTAGCTTGATGTGTGCAGGAGGCTCTGTAGTCTGTTTTCAGTCGCTATtattttagctagctagccttaAGTTAGAGGTTCCACAGCTTGCTGCGCAGGTCTCGGCTATGGACTAAATCGGAGAATGCAGATACACGACCACGCATCATTCATAAACGGATCACATTGGTCATGGATTATAAGACGAGGAGGCTCGAAAGTCAACTGTGTAAAGCTGTGAACGATGGAGAACCGAGGTGATGCGCAGCCCCCCTTTCTATTTGTTTTGTCTAGACATGCCTTTTGTTGATGAGATGCGACAGCTCTGACTTGAAACACGTCTgtacgtaacgttagccagcCATATTGCACGATTAACGTAACACAAGTTATTTTCCCGATGCAATATTAACGTTACAAGTAAATTGAATACCGTTATGCTCGATGAATAACGTtacattctttctttcttctttcttattTGAATCACTACCTTTTGTAAATGTTTGGAATCTATGAAGTCCTCAAAATCACTGCGCTTTAACGTGTTTTCCCGTTAACTGTTATCTTTGTTGTAgcgtttattaaaaaaatatccatGTGCATTAGGGGTCTGCTTGTGACCACGGGTTTCCTTAAACATTGTAATTCGTGTTTGATAAATGAAATGTCCCCATAATCTTTGCCATGTAACATGACTCTTCGAGTCTCACTGATGCCCCAGAGATCAGTGAGACCATAGTTAGTTAAAGATAGAGGGTATTCCATATTGTAACTACAGATAAAGCTCCCTAAGGCAAAATAATATGTACCTGATTTGGCTTCCTGTTTACTAACATACTACAGACTTACTTGTTATTTGTCTACATCATCTACAAATTAAAGATAAACAAGGATATTTGACACCGCCTACAGTGTAGTATTTATAAGGTATAAGAAACATCTGATAATAATATTCCTACACTAACTGTCAATTTGGTAGTGTCAATATATTGACAGGTAATATACCCCCCTCGTAAGTGATTATGCTTTTTTTATCTGTCCTTTATTCACACTGCAACATTTAGCAGAACATCGTACCCATATTttcaatacagtaaaactgtaTCCTATAATACAATACATGTCAGATTGTAACATCTCTCCTCCTTGGCAGATATGTGCAGCTGCTTCTTTCACAAGGTGCATGTCCTGACGGGGTGGGTAGTAATGGAGTGGCTGCAATACACTTGGCTGCTGGCAAAGAGACTGAGAAGAACACACGCTGCTTGAAAATGTTACTGCAATATGGAGCAGACCCCAATATCAGGTATGGTTCAAAATACAGTGAAAAGGAAAAATCCCTTGTCCACATTTTCCATCTGGATAACTCAGAACTCCTTTGTTTGAACTGGCTTATTTAGTTTAAAGTTATTGTTACATTTCTTTTGATCAATTTGACAAATGCAGCATCAGTACGTGTATATGAAGGTTGTATAGATTTTGTATAGAATCTTCCACAGACTTTTTGCATCACATAAAGTCTGCAGTGATGTTCCATCATCTCCAATATCCTCTTTCATTTGgaaatatgttaaaatatttATACAAGACACTATCGAAATTCTTTGAGCATAATGATAATGCAATGTTTTGTAaagttgtgttttcttttatttttcccaGGTCGTCAGATGGCCTGACTCCTATCCACATTGCTGCACTGTGGGGATGTTATCAAAATCTGAATCTGCTCTTGTTAAATGGAGGGAACCCAAACATTAAAGATGTTGTAAGAATAGTTTTTAGTGTTACCAATATTTTCCATAAGTGCTGTAAGT is part of the Perca flavescens isolate YP-PL-M2 chromosome 9, PFLA_1.0, whole genome shotgun sequence genome and harbors:
- the alpi.2 gene encoding intestinal-type alkaline phosphatase, encoding MASQNKLIFTFFLIFISVQWTLSVPEEELHASYWNNKARQALHTALNVQPNIHKAKNIILFLGDGMGVPTVTAARILKGQLAGHSGEETSLVMDTFPHLALSKTYNVDQQMPDSAGTATAYTCGVKANYGTLGVTAATPRYNCSASYGNEVTSVLHRAKKAGKSVGIVTTTRVQHASPGANYAHSADRGWYSDSDLTSEAIKNGCRDIAYQLVQNTEINVILGGGRQYMFPRTVKDPEYPTNKGDRKDEQNLVEKWMKNKKNVKYVWNKADFDAVNPANTDFLMGLFEPKDCRYELDRDSSMDPSLTEMMEKAIKILSKNPKGFYLFVEDTGRIDHGHHAGNAKRALYEAVEFDRAVGRAAELTSELDTLSVVTADHSHVFAFGGSSARGNSVLGVSRSLADDKKHFTTAVYGNGPGYRNGTRPDMNETISSDNDYLQQAPVPLDSETHGIEDVAIFAKGPMSHLFHGVQEQNYIAHVMAYAACLEPYEDCELPPPNHAGSIHPSLLFLLMGLLLHILCSV